The following are from one region of the Hymenobacter radiodurans genome:
- a CDS encoding DUF6929 family protein — MKATILRQFDLPDLPSASGVEVVGDTAYIIGDDSPFLYCFDARALKPNGRITLFETVHFSSGRLPKNLKPDLECLTAVPAAGGDTALLVCGSGATAEREKGFWVTLPKQAGAGAAVYPLSLSTLYTALRKALPKSVVLNLEAAAATTTELLLFQRTVGSGAGNLLFRLPLQQALDFIQHRSSQLPSIQTQFYQLPSIAKIPAGFSGATTHKGKLFVTASVEDTSDPVADGEVLGSFVGMLDLAQRSDRPLQTRFTQLIIPNGQPYRGKVESITVRREIAPQRYELLLVTDDDAGGSTAVLVELEA, encoded by the coding sequence ATGAAAGCAACCATTCTGCGCCAGTTTGATTTGCCCGACCTGCCCTCGGCGTCAGGGGTAGAAGTGGTTGGCGACACGGCCTATATCATCGGCGACGATTCGCCTTTTCTCTATTGTTTCGATGCCCGGGCCCTTAAGCCTAACGGCCGTATCACCCTCTTCGAAACGGTGCATTTTAGCTCCGGCCGTTTGCCCAAAAACCTTAAGCCTGACTTGGAGTGCCTAACAGCCGTACCCGCAGCCGGCGGCGACACGGCCCTGCTCGTGTGTGGGTCGGGAGCTACAGCGGAGCGGGAGAAGGGATTCTGGGTGACGCTGCCCAAGCAAGCGGGTGCCGGAGCGGCAGTATATCCTCTGTCTCTGAGTACTTTATATACTGCACTTCGTAAGGCCTTGCCTAAGAGCGTCGTGTTGAATCTGGAGGCTGCGGCCGCCACCACTACAGAGCTGCTGCTTTTTCAACGCACCGTGGGCTCGGGCGCGGGAAATCTGTTATTTCGGCTGCCTTTGCAACAGGCATTAGACTTCATTCAGCATCGTTCGAGCCAGCTGCCGAGTATTCAAACGCAGTTTTATCAATTGCCTAGCATCGCAAAGATACCAGCTGGCTTCTCCGGAGCCACTACGCACAAGGGCAAGCTGTTTGTAACGGCCTCCGTAGAAGATACCAGCGACCCCGTAGCCGATGGTGAAGTGCTAGGCAGCTTCGTAGGCATGCTGGACCTGGCGCAGCGTTCCGACCGACCTCTACAGACGCGCTTCACCCAACTGATTATACCCAATGGCCAACCCTACCGCGGCAAGGTAGAAAGCATAACCGTGCGCCGAGAAATTGCCCCCCAACGCTACGAATTGCTGCTCGTCACCGACGATGATGCAGGCGGCTCCACCGCCGTGCTCGTGGAATTGGAGGCTTAG
- a CDS encoding RICIN domain-containing protein, translating to MAGPLFAQNTPFIPDEKAYYGIAARGSGRSLDVANSSLESGAAMVQWEFTHAPSQQWRFVRVMPGSDYFRIEGRQSGKCLTVDKPDENAPLVQRPYTGSLYQQWRLVPGGPAGSLQLISKGNDRCISVASADKANGTPVVSQKPANRATQQWRLFKLRLNVDASLPGFGPPQALNTLNTSGNELQPVLAPDNSTLFFVRTKFAGNMEGNAESGDIWMSRSVDQGRTWNPATRFDGLNTPQHNGVMAVVKDGYYLLVRGYYERDGTFHDDGISRAARNVGGKNGNRTEQLDIINYYSTGTATTFFQTNDEKVLLLSLERPEGYGGNDIYISQPAGKGSWSEPRNLGDVVNSPGFEFAPWLSPDGKTLYFSSWGHGGYGSADIFASTRLDDSWTKWSEPRNLGPTLNGPGFDAYFSLTPDGKQAYYAASRTANGPADLFRVEVGVVPPDSVVETVPAPTFAVAPPRALLTGRVINAKTQQAVAAEVKIASLGGNFSYNATSRVEAGTGTYQFTLPPGRYRLSAVSGGFLTATDTLTVTAPLTRNLLLVPAGVGSRLELPTLIFAQGKYNLLGASYAELNRLAGTLTDNPTVNIRLEGHTDNQGNAALNQKLSEDRVTEVKRYLVSRGVAEDRISTVGYGGTKPRASNEREETRRLNRRVEFTITKE from the coding sequence ATGGCAGGCCCACTTTTCGCCCAAAACACGCCTTTTATTCCTGATGAGAAGGCTTACTATGGCATTGCCGCCCGTGGTAGCGGCCGGTCGCTGGACGTAGCCAATTCCTCGCTTGAGTCGGGAGCGGCCATGGTGCAGTGGGAGTTTACCCACGCCCCTAGCCAGCAGTGGCGCTTTGTGCGCGTGATGCCCGGCAGCGACTATTTTCGGATTGAAGGTCGCCAAAGCGGTAAATGCCTGACTGTAGATAAACCCGATGAAAATGCCCCCCTAGTGCAGCGGCCCTATACGGGCAGCCTGTACCAGCAGTGGCGCTTGGTGCCGGGCGGGCCGGCGGGCAGCCTGCAACTCATTAGTAAGGGCAACGATCGTTGCATCTCTGTAGCCTCAGCCGATAAGGCGAACGGAACTCCCGTGGTTTCGCAGAAGCCCGCCAACCGAGCTACCCAGCAATGGCGCTTATTCAAGCTTCGTCTGAATGTGGATGCCAGCTTACCCGGCTTTGGACCACCCCAGGCCTTGAATACCCTGAACACATCTGGCAATGAACTGCAACCCGTACTGGCGCCCGATAACTCGACCTTGTTTTTTGTGCGCACCAAGTTTGCCGGCAATATGGAAGGCAACGCCGAATCGGGAGATATCTGGATGAGCCGCTCCGTGGATCAGGGCCGCACCTGGAACCCGGCCACACGCTTCGATGGGCTCAATACGCCCCAGCACAACGGCGTGATGGCCGTAGTAAAGGATGGTTATTATCTATTGGTGCGCGGCTACTACGAGCGCGACGGTACCTTCCACGATGATGGTATTTCGCGGGCTGCTCGTAATGTGGGGGGCAAAAATGGCAACCGTACTGAGCAGCTGGATATTATCAACTATTACTCCACCGGTACAGCCACTACTTTTTTTCAAACGAACGACGAGAAGGTTCTGCTGCTCTCTTTGGAGCGGCCTGAAGGCTACGGCGGCAACGATATTTATATCAGCCAGCCGGCGGGCAAAGGCTCGTGGTCAGAGCCGCGCAACCTAGGCGACGTAGTGAACTCGCCGGGCTTTGAATTTGCCCCCTGGCTTTCTCCCGATGGCAAAACCCTGTATTTCTCTTCTTGGGGCCACGGGGGCTACGGCAGCGCCGACATCTTCGCCAGCACCCGCCTCGATGACTCCTGGACCAAGTGGAGTGAGCCGCGCAACTTAGGGCCCACGCTCAATGGGCCGGGCTTCGATGCATATTTCAGCCTCACGCCCGACGGCAAACAGGCATACTACGCCGCGTCCCGCACGGCTAACGGCCCTGCCGACTTATTCCGGGTAGAGGTTGGCGTAGTGCCTCCCGACTCGGTGGTGGAAACGGTGCCTGCACCAACCTTTGCTGTGGCCCCACCACGGGCACTGCTTACGGGCCGCGTTATCAATGCCAAAACCCAGCAGGCGGTAGCCGCCGAGGTGAAAATTGCGAGTCTAGGGGGCAATTTCTCGTACAATGCCACCTCGCGCGTAGAGGCCGGCACGGGCACCTATCAGTTTACGTTGCCGCCCGGCCGCTACCGGCTATCGGCGGTAAGCGGAGGGTTCCTGACGGCTACGGACACGCTTACCGTTACGGCACCGCTCACCCGCAACCTCCTTTTGGTGCCCGCTGGAGTCGGCTCACGACTTGAGTTGCCAACGCTAATTTTTGCCCAGGGCAAATACAATCTGCTCGGAGCATCTTACGCGGAGCTGAATCGTTTGGCCGGCACTCTCACCGATAATCCCACGGTAAATATTCGTCTGGAAGGCCACACCGATAACCAAGGGAATGCGGCTCTTAACCAAAAGCTGTCGGAGGATAGGGTGACGGAAGTGAAGCGCTACCTCGTAAGTCGCGGCGTGGCCGAGGATCGAATCAGCACCGTAGGGTACGGCGGCACGAAACCGCGCGCCAGCAATGAGCGTGAAGAAACCCGCCGCCTGAATCGGCGCGTGGAGTTTACTATTACCAAGGAGTAA